The proteins below are encoded in one region of Stigmatopora argus isolate UIUO_Sarg chromosome 2, RoL_Sarg_1.0, whole genome shotgun sequence:
- the baz2ba gene encoding bromodomain adjacent to zinc finger domain protein 2B isoform X9: protein MESGERLASPAPTLSAARTSSPAAASSSSSSSSSSSSSSSPAPHSKSGLAPSPSSALGSTLSNSGRLLGAGGEQQPFMGSALSSAFPLVNHPALGALYGRPDFGGLGSLGVSAALAAHPQLGALSEWWRVAEAHGRGATAAAAAAAAFLPSFIGFPPFYAPHLQPNHGPLHLRMPGKSIQDPPKGVNGAVNGSAAACPPPPPPPTQPASFSASPGNLSKKSEPVGSPRPNSPAKMADKAAPKMKERRQRKKGAEPSGASNSETGTSSDSSSDGSLSSDLEDDEEDEDEDEDEEEDKREVSSDSEKQQKKKNKVPTTSSGDADARDHHRVQSLPGFVPIPAALSASPPPARSRSSALSTRPSRPEQHLSVIQSTGLAANSKPPGQPYQEPSPSSSPAARGRSPNSPLASPKRAKAPASSSSSSPPQRLPLSLSSSPKPLSVPSPPRPAFPASTSPQDFTSTTPRKPAVRASPYPAASGAKANNRRKLLEDSLAQINEFRLKQSLLSQGQTFPAEPRKPGPDKKSASSSPLPPPPPLAPPLAPPTLAVPALPPQNNHSNLFLSSALLGLPEPKRPNGVIQSTTAQDAPLALIAKPRKNSASSRRDSDGGSLPVNLSTGAGRSQGAAPAGLPSPPRPPFPPQPTTSPHAAAAAAGLGSRKSKTPKAKAQTAPAPLAGWKGFSQNHLVQSLVDLFRGGESGMGIPGVGIPGVGIPGVGIPGVGIPGNCNPAAGLPANKESDDSGDEDEDEDDDLEEEEEEDDDSDDSLSESDSNSDSDVSGKKATESRSPSSGSSSQKDSVPRRLTKGPGFQAELEPELLSASADPAASGCSPLNLQVVKTPAIVGGSSALAYHSSPGSSAYALASPLGLGKRKRVDEKDLMTPLELGWRRETRMKNVSGRPQGEVAYYAPCGKKLRQYPDVMKGLQWNLLKEEEVIPHILAMEGRRGRPSNSDVAKANRRRKGRPPNVGDPLAPEGPSPSEVKLLRKLEAQEIARQAAQMKLMRKLEKQAMARAAKEARKQQAIMAAEERRKQKEQIKILKQQEKIKRIQQIRMEKELRAQQILEAKRRKKEEAANAKILEAEKRIKEKELRRQQAEILKHQELERHRLDMERERRRQHVMLMKAVEARKKAEERERLRQEKRDEKRLNKERKLEQRRLELEMARELKKPNEDMCLSDQKDLPEFSRIPGLILPGGAVSDCLMLMQFSRGFGKVLGLDLNADVPTLGMLQEGLLNVGDSMGQVQDLLVKLLSLAVCDPGLPPGHKTKTMLGDHLTNVGINRDNVSEVLQMYMGAHCGHGELAPLALSLKTKAFQAHTPSQKASILGFLANELACSKVVISEIDKNLDQMANMRKDKIIMEGKLKKLRTIYAKRTGKREASVGVEENQSAAGTPSSAVKRKRKLGGDSDEDDEDDDDSDEPADDDDDEDEEDPKKVKKVETYDEDEVDQSTSVEELEKQIEKLAKQHHQTRRKLFEISHSLRSMMYGQDRYRRRYWVLPHCGGVFIEAMESGEGPEELEEERQRRQRAAEEVEVKEEPQETQLEKHHEPASEEPRKQEESESEREERKDSPAHFYPLHPDDAKTEERANPDDDDDGASSPAVARHSPQGEAPGVPAVPSAWRPSPGHTPPPPPARSPTATTPSPQASLLQPNDQLLRVLTERSGHWFSLLPRHPCDLSSLTAGGAATGASSAPGKPRSPPASHGLPLTPSAASASVSPHHPAGLLNYPLSALQAKSAVSLLGVSLGGWSGPGLPLCGSPCPAGALSAEGNTPASVSSKSESPVPRVDKKEGSLPSPPALEISWKSSDHHTPRPIPEDMLSGWWRVSDMEELRALVAALHSRGVREKGLQRQVQKYLEIIPQVCVKHRDVAMIELRELEESQVSVESVRGWCVEEQAMEMDIAVLQQVEELERKVSAASLQVKGWTHPDPQSEREDLVYHEHKPPGRTGPWSSSSNGGGDKDHHHHHHHHHHQHEERGEKGGVARHPDNPLDIAVTRLAILERNIERSGEEEVAHGMKVWRKALTEVRSAAQLAMCIQQLQKSIAWERSIMKVYCQICKKGDNEDLLLLCDGCDKGCHTYCHKPKITSIPEGDWYCPACITKASGPTPKNKKPQCKALTSSAGAAGKKSGGGGSGDAKKNGKHAGNGEVSEDDPPGAGGGTPRKSSKDNGRNRKSEDGSGAPSGSNQETPPCVKKAKTARDNNRDLGLCRVLLAELERHQDAWPFLTPVNLKSVPGYKKVIKKPMDFSTIREKLVSSQYQNLETFIIDVNLVFDNCEKFNEDNSDIGRAGHNMRKFFEKRWTELLKQTN from the exons GGCGGTGAACGGCAGCGCGGCGGCGTGCCCCCCTCCACCTCCGCCTCCGACTCAACCCGCCAGCTTTTCGGCCAGTCCCGGCAATCTGAGTAAAAAATCGGAGCCCGTCGGAAGCCCCCGTCCAAACAGCCCGGCCAAGATGGCGGACAAAGCTGCTCCTAAAATGAAAGAGAGG AGACAACGCAAGAAAGGGGCGGAGCCCTCCGGGGCGAGCAACAGCGAAACGGGCACATCCTCGGACAGCTCCAGCGACGGTTCCCTCAGCAGCGACCTGGAGGACGACGAagaggacgaggacgaagacGAAGATGAGGAGGAAGACAAACGCGAAGTCTCGTCCGACTCCGAGAAGcaacagaagaagaagaacaag GTTCCGACGACGAGCTCGGGAGACGCGGACGCCCGGGATCACCATCGCGTCCAGTCGCTCCCGGGTTTCGTCCCCATCCCCGCGGCCCTCTCggcgtcgccgccgccggctcggtccCGAAGCTCGGCGTTGTCGACGCGGCCTTCGCGACCGGAGCAGCACTTGAGCGTGATCCAGTCCACGGGGCTGGCCGCCAACTCCAAGCCCCCGGGCCAGCCCTACCAGGAGCCTTCGCCGTCTTCCTCCCCCGCCGCCCGGGGCCGCTCCCCGAACTCGCCGCTGGCGTCCCCCAAGCGAGCCAAAGCGccggcgtcgtcgtcgtcgtcgtccccaCCCCAGCGCCTCCCCCTGTCCCTCTCGTCCTCACCGAAACCCCTCTCGGTGCCCTCGCCGCCGCGCCCGGCCTTCCCGGCGTCGACGTCTCCTCAAGATTTTACCTCGACGACACCTCGCAAGCCCGCGGTGAGAGCGTCCCCGTACCCCGCGGCGAGTGGCGCCAAAGCTAACAATAGGAGGAAACTGCTGGAGGACTCGCTGGCGCAGATCAACGAGTTCCGACTGAAACAG AGTCTCCTATCCCAGGGGCAGACGTTCCCGGCCGAGCCGAGGAAGCCGGGACCCGACAAGAAGTCGGCATCTTcctcgccgctgccgccgccgccgcctctggcTCCGCCCCTGGCTCCGCCCACTCTGGCGGTCCCGGCCCTCCCTCCCCAGAACAATCACTCCAACCTCTTCCTGTCGAGCGCCCTGCTCGGGCTCCCCGAACCCAAGCGCCCCAACGGAGTCATCCAAAGCACCACCGCTCAGGACGCGCCTCTGGCCCTCATCGCCAAACCTCGCAAAAACTCCGCCTCCTCCCGGCGCGACTCCGACGGCGGCTCGTTGCCCGTCAACCTCAGCACGGGGGCGGGGCGTAGCCAGGGCGCCGCCCCGGCCGGGCTCCCCTCGCCTCCCCGGCCGCCGTTTCCGCCTCAGCCTACTACCTCAccccacgccgccgccgccgccgccggcttgGGGTCCAGAAAGAGCAAGACCCCCAAGGCCAAGGCGCAGACGGCGCCGGCGCCCCTGGCGGGCTGGAAAGGCTTCTCGCAGAACCACTTGGTGCAGTCTTTAGTGGATTTGTTCCGCGGGGGAGAATCCGGGATGGGCATCCCCGGCGTGGGTATCCCCGGCGTGGGCATCCCCGGCGTGGGCATACCCGGCGTGGGGATCCCCGGAAACTGCAACCCCGCCGCCGGGCTCCCCGCCAACAAGGAATCGGACGACTCGGGCGACGAAGACGAGGACGAAGACGACGAcctggaagaggaggaggaagaggacgacgACTCCGACGACAGTTTGTCAG AGTCGGACAGCAACTCGGACAGCGACGTCTCCGGGAAGAAGGCCACGGAGTCCAGGTCGCCGTCATCCGGCTCGTCGTCCCAGAAGGACTCGGTTCCGCGCCGGCTAACCAAAGGCCCCGGATTCCAAGCCGAACTTGAACCCGAGCTTCTGAGCGCCTCGGCCGATCCGGCGGCCAGCGGCTGCTCGCCACTCAACCTCCAGGTCGTCAAGACGCCCGCTATCGTCGGCGGCTCCAGTGCCTTGGCCTATCACAGCTCTCCTGGCTCCTCCGCCTACGCCTTGGCGTCCCCGTTAG GTTTGGGAAAACGAAAGCGCGTGGACGAAAAAGATTTGATGACGCCGCTGGAGTTGGG atggcgGCGAGAAACCCGAATGAAAAACGTGTCCGGGCGTCCTCAGGGCGAGGTGGCCTACTACGCGCCCTGCGGCAAGAAACTGAGGCAATACCCGGACGTGATGaag GGTTTACAGTGGAACTTGTTGAAGGAAGAGGAAGTCATTcctcacattttggccatggaAGGCCGGCGGGGTCGTCCGTCCAATTCCGACGTGGCCAAAGCCAACCGGCGGAGGAAAGGGCGACCCCCCAATGTGGGCGACCCCTTGGCGCCGGAAGGACCCAGTCCCAGCGAGGTCAAACTTTTACGCAAATTGGAAGCTCAAG aAATAGCCCGACAGGCGGCCCAGATGAAATTGATGAGAAAACTGGAAAAGCAGGCAATGGCGCGGGCCGCCAAAGAGGCTCGCAAACAACAAG CTATCATGGCCGCAGAGGAGAGAAGAAAGCAAAAAGAGCAGATCAAGATTCTCAAACAACAG gaaAAAATCAAGCGCATTCAGCAGATCCGAATGGAGAAGGAACTCAGGGCACAGCAAATATTGGAG GCCAAGCGGCGAAAGAAGGAAGAAGCGGCCAACGCCAAAATTTTGGAGGCGGAAAAGCGGATCAAG gagaaGGAGCTGAGGAGACAGCAAGCGGAGATCTTAAAGCACCAG GAGTTGGAGAGGCATAGACTAGATATG GAGAGAGAAAGGAGGAGGCAGCACGTCATGCTGATGAAGGCCGTCGAGGCTCGCAAGAAAGCCGAG GAGCGCGAGCGCTTGCGTCAGGAAAAACGTGACGAGAAGCGCCTGAACAAAGAGCGCAAGTTGGAGCAGCGGCGCCTGGAGTTGGAGATGGCCCGAGAACTCAAGAAACCCAACGAAGACATGTGCCTGTCGGATCAGAAG GATCTCCCCGAGTTCTCCAGGATCCCCGGTCTGATCCTCCCGGGCGGCGCCGTGTCCGACTGCCTGATGCTGATGCAGTTCTCGCGAGGCTTCGGGAAGGTCTTGGGCCTGGACCTGAACGCCGACGTGCCCACCTTGGGGATGCTGCAGGAGGGCCTGCTCAACGTGGGGGACAGCATGGGTCAAGTCCAAGATCTCCTGGTCAAACTGCTGTCCCTGGCGGTCTGCGACCCCGGCTTGCCCCCCGGACACAAG ACCAAGACCATGTTGGGGGACCACCTGACCAACGTGGGCATCAACCGGGATAACGTGTCGGAGGTGCTCCAGATGTACATGGGGGCCCATTGTGGCCACGGCGAGCTGGCCCCCCTGGCACTCAGTCTGAAGACCAAGGCTTTCCAAGCCCACACGCCGTCCCAGAAGGCGTCCATCTTGGGATTCCTCGCCAACGAGCTGGCTTGCAGTAAAGTGGTCATCAG CGAAATTGATAAAAACCTGGATCAGATGGCCAACATGAGGAAAGATAAAATCATCATGGAAGGAAAACTCAAAAA ATTGAGGACCATTTACGCCAAACGCACGGGAAAACGAGAAGCCAGCGTGGGCGTGGAAGAGAACCAGTCCGCGGCGGGCACGCCGTCCTCGGCCGTCAAACGCAAGCGGAAACTGGGCGGCGACAGCGACGaagacgacgaggacgacgacgacagCGACGAGCCggccgacgacgacgacgacgaggacgaagaagaccccaaaaaggtgaaaaaagtgGAGACCTACGACGag GATGAAGTGGACCAATCGACAAGCGTGGAGGAGCTAGAAAAGCAGATTGAAAAGTTAGCTAAG CAACACCACCAGACGAGAAGAAAGCTGTTTGAAATCTCTCATTCGCTGCGCTCCATGATGTACGGCCAAGATCGCTATCGCCGACGATACTGGGTCCTCCCCCACTGCGGCGGCGTCTTCATCGAAGCCATGGAGAGCGGAGAAG GTCCAGAGGAACTGGAGGAGGAGCGACAGCGGCGGCAAAGAGCGGCCGAGGAAGTGGAGGTCAAAGAGGAACCGCAGGAGACGCAATTGGAGAAGCACCACGAGCCCGCCTCGGAGGAACCACGCAAGCAAGaggagagcgagagcgagcgcgaggaGAGGAAAGACTCGCCCGCCCACTTTTACCCGCTCCACCCCGACGATGCCAAGACGGAGGAGCGGGCCAAtcccgacgacgacgacgacggcgcctCTTCCCCCGCGGTCGCCCGCCACTCTCCCCAAGGCGAGGCTCCGGGCGTCCCGGCGGTCCCGTCGGCGTGGCGGCCCAGCCCGGGGCacacgcctcctcctcctcccgctcGCTCCCCGACGGCGACGACGCCGTCGCCGCAAGCGTCCCTGCTGCAGCCCAACGACCAGCTGCTGCGGGTTTTGACGGAGAGGAGCGGACACTGGTTCAGCCTGCTGCCCCGCCACCCTTGCGACCTGTCCTCGCTGACGGCCGGCGGCGCCGCGACCGGGGCGTCGTCGGCGCCCGGGAAGCCCAGATCCCCCCCGGCGTCGCACGGCCTACCGCTCACGCCTTCGGCGGCGTCGGCTTCGGTCAGCCCGCATCACCCGGCCGGCCTCCTCAACTACCCTCTGTCGGCGCTGCAG GCAAAGTCGGCGGTTTCGTTGCTGGGCGTGTCTCTGGGGGGCTGGTCCGGTCCCGGCTTGCCCCTGTGCGGCAGCCCCTGTCCAGCGGGGGCGCTCTCGGCGGAGGGCAACACGCCGGCCAGCGTGTCCAGTAAGAGCGAGTCGCCCGTGCCCCGCGTGGACAAAAAAGAAGGCTCGCTGCCGTCTCCGCCCGCCCTGGAAATCTCTTGGAAGTCCTCGGATCACCACACGCCGCGACCTATCCCGGAAG ACATGTTGAGCGGTTGGTGGCGCGTCTCCGACATGGAGGAGCTCCGAGCGCTGGTCGCGGCGCTCCACAGTCGAGGCGTCCGGGAGAAAGGCCTCCAGAGGCAGGTGCAGAAATACCTGGAGATCATCCCACAAGTCTGCGTCAAACACCGGGATG TGGCCATGATCGAGCTTCGGGAACTGGAGGAGAGCCAGGTCAGCGTGGAGTCGGTCCGAGGATGGTGCGTGGAAGAGCAGGCCATGGAGATGGACATCGCCGTCCTCCAGCAGGTGGAGGAACTGGAGAGGAAGGTCTCCGCCGCCAGCCTGCAGGTCAAG GGCTGGACCCATCCGGACCCCCAGTCGGAGCGGGAAGATCTGGTGTATCACGAGCACAAGCCCCCCGGCAGAACGGGCCCCTGGTCCTCGTCCTCCAACGGGGGCGGCGACAAggatcaccaccaccaccaccatcaccaccaccaccagcacgAGGAGCGGGGGGAGAAGGGCGGGGTGGCGCGCCACCCAGACAACCCTCTGGACATAGCCGTGACCCGTCTGGCCATTCTGGAGCGCAACATCGAGAGAAG TGGCGAAGAGGAGGTGGCCCACGGCATGAAAGTGTGGAGGAAGGCCTTGACGGAGGTCCGCAGCGCCGCCCAGCTGGCCATGTGCATTCAGCAGCTGCAGAAATCCATCGCCTGGGAACGCTCCATCATGAAAGTG TACTGTCAGATATGCAAAAAGGGGGACAACGAAGACCTGCTGCTGCTGTGCGACGGCTGCGACAAAGGTTGCCACACGTACTGTCACAAACCCAAAATCACCAGCATCCCAGAGGGAGACTGGTACTGCCCGGCTTGCATCACCAAG GCGAGTGGACCCACTCCCAAAAACAAGAAACCTCAATGCAAAGCATTAACATCCAGCGCGGGCGCCGCCGGCAAgaaaagcggcggcggcggcagcggcgacgCCAAAAAGAACGGCAAGCACGCCGGGAACGGCGAGGTGTCGGAAGACGATCCGCCCGGCGCCGGCGGCGGCACGCCCAGGAAGAGCTCCAAAGACAACGGGCGGAATAGGAAGAGCGAGGACGGCTCCGGCGCCCCGTCGGGATCCAATCAGGAGACGCCGCCGTGTGTCAAGAAAGCCAAGACGGCTCGAGACAACAACAGGGATTTGGGTTTATGCAG GGTTCTCCTGGCCGAGCTGGAGCGCCACCAGGACGCTTGGCCTTTCCTCACGCCCGTTAACCTCAAATCCGTCCCGGGCTACAAGAAGGTCATCAAAAAACCCATGGATTTCTCCACCATCCGCGAGAAGCTCGTCAGCAGCCA GTACCAAAACTTGGAGACCTTCATCATCGACGTCAACTTGGTGTTCGACAACTGCGAAAAGTTCAACGAGGACAATTCCGACATCGGGCGAGCCGGTCACAACATGAGGAAATTCTTCGAGAAGCGTTGGACGGAGCTTCTTAAACAAACTAACTAA